The genomic segment CACGGCCTTTATAAATATTACCCACAATACCGCGTTTTGCTTGGCGTTCAATATGCACTTCTTTCAATTCAGCATTATCCATTAACGCCACACGTGTTTCATTTGGCGTCACATTGACCAATAATTCAACAGAATTCATAACTAAAATCTCCATTAACGACAATAAGGATAGCGAAGGTAAATAGAAAAACAAGCAAAAATCATGTAAAATGTGAGCTTTCTCAAATTTATAGGCAAAATTCCGCGAGCAAGTGCGGTGAAAATTTTTGGAGTTTCTAATGTTCGGCTTAGATCCAACACTGACCACTTTTACAATTTATATTCTTGGCATGATTGCTATCGGCTTTCTTGCTTATCGTTACACCGCCAATCTTTCAGACTATATTTTAGGGGGCCGTCGTTTAGGCAGTTTTGTCACCGCAATGTCTGCTGGCGCATCTGATATGTCCGGTTGGCTTTTAATGGGTTTACCTGGCGCGGTTTATGTTTCTGGTTTAGTGGAAGGTTGGATTGCTATTGGCTTGACCATTGGGGCATATTTAAACTGGCGATTTGTGGCAGGACGTTTACGTGTTCACACCGAGTACAACAATAACGCGCTCACGTTACCTGAGTATTTTCACCATCGTTTTGGCACATCACATAATTTATTAAAAATTATTTCTGCCAGCATTATCTTAGTTTTCTTTACTATTTACTGCGCATCGGGTGTGGTTGCGGGTGCGAAGTTATTCCAAAATTTATTTGATGCTCCTTATTCCACTGCCATTTGGTATGGTGCACTCGCCACTATAGCTTATACCTTTATTGGTGGTTTCTTAGCAGTAAGTTGGACCGATACGATTCAAGCCACATTAATGATTTTTGCCTTAATTATCACACCAGTAGTAGTGGTTTATGCGCTTGGGGGGATGGATAATTTTCATATTGTCATGAGTCAAGCGGAAGACGTTGCCAATAAAGATTTCACTGATTTATTTACGGGTACCACGCCCCTTGGTTTATTAAGCCTTGCCGCTTGGGGCTTAGGCTATTTTGGTCAGCCACATATTTTAGCTCGCTTTATGGCTGCTTATTCGGCCAAATCGCTGATTAAAGCACGTCGTATTAGTATGACATGGATGGTACTTTGTTTAGCCGGTGCTATTGGTATTGGTTTCTTTAGCATCGCTTATTTCCACGCCAATCCACAGGTTGCTGGCGTAGTTAATCATGAACGTGAACAAGTTTTTATTGAACTGGCGAAATTGCTCTTTAACCCTTGGATTGCCGGTATATTGTTATCCGCAATTTTAGCGGCGGTAATGAGTACATTAAGTTGTCAATTACTCATTTCATCGAGTGCAATCACAGAGGATTTCTATAAAGGCTTTATTCGTCCTAATGCGAGTGATAAAGAGTTAGTTTGGCTTGGACGCGCTATGGTGCTCGTGATTGCAGCACTTGCTATTTGGATCGCACAAGATGAAAACAACCAAGTTTTAAAATTAGTGGAATTTGCTTGGGCAGGATTTGGTAGTGCATTTGGTCCGGTTGTGCTCCTTTCATTATTTTGGAAACGTATGACATCAAATGGTGCAATGGCAGGTATGTTAACGGGGGCAGTGATGGTTTTTGCCTGGAAAGAAATCGTTCCCGTAGAAAGTGTATGGCATTCGGTATATGAAATGATTCCGGCATTTACCTTTGCCACCCTTGCAGTGATTATTGTTTCATTGCTTTCAAATAATCCGAGCCAAGAAGTGATTGATACATTTAATAAAGCAGACGCGGCTTATAAGGGTGATAAATGATCGATTTTCGTCCCTTTTATCAGCAAATTGCTACGACTAATTTATCACCTTGGCTAGAAACATTGCCTTTACAGCTTAAAAACTGGGAAAAAAATGCCCATGGCGATTATGCAAAATGGGCAAAAATTGTAGATTTTCTACCAGACACACAAGCAGAATACATCGATTTAAAAAGTGCGGTCAAATCCGACCGCACTTTACCTATTTCCGACGGCGAAAAACAACGTCTCATTCATCATTTAAAACAACTGATGCCTTGGCGCAAAGGGCCTTATCATTTACATGGTATTCATATTGATACGGAATGGCGTTCAGACTTTAAATGGGATCGCGTATTGCCCCATCTCGAGCCATTAAAAGATCGCACTATTTTAGATGTTGGTTGTGGCAGCGGTTACCATATGTGGCGTATGGTTGGCGAAGGTGCCAAAATGGTTGTTGGCATTGATCCGACTGAACTCTTTCTTTGCCAATTTGAAGCCGTACGCAAATTACTTAACAATGACCGTCGTGCAAATTTAATTCCTTTAGGCATTGAACAAATGCAACCTCTTGGCGTATTTGATACCGTATTTTCAATGGGTGTGCTTTATCACCGTAAATCCCCCTTAGATCATTTAACCCAACTCAAAAGCCAATTACGTAAAGGCGGTGAGTTAGTGTTAGAGACTCTCGTCGTTGACGGCGATGAACATACTGCGCTCGTCCCTGCCGATCGCTATGCCAAAATGAAAAATGTCTATTTCATTCCATCCGTATCTTGCCTAATCAATTGGCTAGAAAAATGCGGATTTGAAAATGTACGTTGTGTTGATGTGGAAGTGACTAGCCTTGAAGAACAACGCAAAACAGATTGGCTTGAAAACGAAAGCCTCGTTGATTTCTTAGATCCAACCGACCACAGCAAAACCATCGAAGGTTACCCAGCGCCTAAACGGGCTGTTATTTTGGCGAATAAATAAAAGAAAAGGCGATTTATCTTCTCATAAATCGCCTTTTCTATTTAATAAAACTTATTTTGTTTCTATCGCTTTCTGGGTTTTCTCATCCATATTAACGCTAATATTATGATCAACAACAACATTCATATTAATCTTGATCCCTTCTTTTGGCGTATCTAACTGAATAGTTGGTGTGCAGGCTGTTAATACAACCCCTGAAAAAAATAAAAAGTGCGGTCGAATTTTGAAACATTTTTGCATTATGGTTTTTCCGCTTGTTGATAAAGTCGATATTCAAGATTTTGTTCAAACTGTGAACCATAGTCTATCATCTTCCACAGCTCGAACATATTTTCTTTGTGAGTATAATTTAACGTAATTGGGTTATGCGTTTTTTTATCTGGATTGTAACCCGCAATAGTGGCAGCTAAATTCATTTCCCCAGTTGGGGCAAGATTGACATCTGCAGTAAAGGAATTTAAATCCATATTTTTAATTACATCGACCAAAATACTTTCTGTCCAACCGCCGGATTTCAGGCCTTTTACTAATTCGTCATTCAGTTTAATATTTAATGTACCTGCATGAGTAATCCTACCATTACAAATCAAACATGCTTTATGATTAAGCCAAAATGGTAGGCTAGCATTAATACGCCCACGCATATAAATTTGATTGTACTGTGCCATTTCCAGCACTTTTGACAAATCAATACGCTGTAAATTCAACACAGCAACCTGTTTTTGTGGAAACTGTAGCTTATCTACACTTAAATAACCATCAAATATCCCTAAGTTAACATTTGTCAAAATCAACGGTTTGGCTTTCGTATTAGGATAGTTACCATGCATATTTAAATGAGCATGTTGCACATCTAACGCACCAATACGAATATTATCGGCATAAAATTTAATTGGTTTTAGGGCTTTAGCTTGCAACATCAAATCTTGGTAATACAACGGAAAGTAAATACTTAATCCTTTTATTTCGCCATCAGGCAACTGAATTGCCCCGTTTTGGACTTTTAACTCGCCATTAAGTAATACGCCTTTTTCATCGATGGTAAAATCTGTTGCTCCTTTAATACTACCTTGATGAATAATCCACTCCCATTTCTGTGGAAATAAAGGTTGAAATACTTTTGCAGATTGTTCTTTCCAGGCAATCTTACCTTTTAAGATTTTCTTCCCATAATGTCCAGAGACGTCCAATGGACCAAGTGGACCCGCTTTCAGATCCCCCGCAAGATTAAAATTATTGATACTTTTGCCGTCAATTCCAACGCCAAATACGGGTTGCTCAAAACGACCGCCATAATCAAACTCAATCCAATCCGTTTTTGCTTGCAGCAAACCACGGAACTTTTCTTTTTCATAATCCCAGCGTAAGTGATCTTTCAGCGCTAAAGAAATCGAGGGCATTTTCACCCCGTCCGTATTCACATTACCTGAATTTGCTGTAAGTTTAGTCAATTCAATATGATCTGCTTCCCAAAATCCCACCCCTTTCACATTGACCTTGGTTTTTAAGGCTTTCCAAATGGCATTACCCTGAATATCCCAATCCCAACGGTTTGCTGCACGCATTTCAGCTGAACGCAAATTTTTTTGTTCATCACGCAAGTCAAACACAGTTTTTACCCCGGCAATAAACTCATGTGCATAACCATCTAGTTTTAAATCAAGCTGTTCAAGCTGTGGCGTAAAACCTTGCAGTGTTGCCTGTAAACGTCCTTCCAATCCATAACGTCCAATCACCATATTATCCAAAGGTAAACGGACATGAATTTTAGAATCCGGCTGAATATTATCCATTTTAAAAATTGCCCCTTTACTAAACACCAGCCAAGGTTCTTCAAAGGTTCCACGCAATTTATATTCTAAATTTGTATGTGCTACTGTTGTGTTATAACGTAGATCCCCACGGGTTTTTAGATCAAAATGGAGTTTGTCAAAATTCTTGCCACCACCAATTTCACCCTCTTTTCCTGACACCACAATTTCCCCTTTGCCAAATTGACCAAAAGTCTGGAAAATCATATTTAAATCGGTTTTTAATGGCAACCAAGCGTTATCAGGCTTTTTCACATTTAACCCTAAGAAAGCTTTAACGGGCTGATATCCATCAAATGTCCAATAAAGTGTTCCCCAAGTAATTTCCAATTCATTGTTTTTTAGTGTAAAAGGCACGTCAAGTAAGGGCTGATTTCGCACCAAATCTCGCGCATGAATCTGACCTGTATCACCTTCCCACGAAAGCTGTAAATCACCTTTTGAGACTGGATAGTTCACATTATTCCAATCCATCCTAAAATCACCTTGTTTTGGTAAAGTTAAAAGGTCATTTTCCAATTTTAATGAAGAGATGAAATGATAGCTTTGTTGTTCCGCTGCTTGATAATCTGTGTATCCTTGCCAAACAAAGTTTCCATTTTGTGGAACTAACTCAGAATTATGTTGAAAAATAACCGCACTTTCCGCTTTTCCTTGTACCGCCAACGCGACCTTTTCACCATCGTACCGCACATTCAATGCAATGTCGGAATTCAACAATTGGCGAAGATAAGCTTGAGTTAAACTTTCTGTATTTTTCACTTGTAGATGAGAAACAACCATCTCACTTGTGGGGAGTACGGATAAAAGTGCGGTCAAATTAATAGACTTTTTTTTATCTGAATCACGAGGTATTTGGCGAAGACAGTCATAATCAAGCGTCGCCTTTTCTATGTTAAGACGACGAAAACCCCACCAATTTAATTCAATTTGATGAAATTGAGTAACAGTGCAATTTGCGATATTTATTTTAAGATCAGCAAGTTGCAATCCTGTTGGACTGACTTGCCATTGTTCTGAGAATTGAAGGGAATAATCAGGTTGAAGAAAACGATTAGCCAATTGTTCTGCTTGTTTAGGAGAAAACCACCAAGGTAGCGTTACAACCAACGCTACCAAGGTCATTATTCCACCACTAATCAAGCCTAACAGCCAACGTTTCCACATAATCGTTACTCAATAAAACTCTGACTGTTAGGACAAGATAAAGTCAAAAAAATTCCCTATCTACGCAAACATTGTGCATAACTGTCTGCGGTAAATTGTAAGAAATTCGCATAGGAATTTGGTCCAAGAGAAATAGCATCGCCCATTGGGTCTAAACGACCAACTTTAACATCAGCCCCTTTACTGAGCGTTTCAATGACTTTTGGGGTAAATTGCGGTTCAGCAAATAAACACGTCACTTTATGTTCTGCAATTTCTTCTTTGATATGGGCTAATGTTTTTGCACCTGGCGCTACTAATGGGTTAATCGTAAACGCGCCCGTTTGTTTTAAACCATAAGCATCATTAAAGTAGCCATAGGCATCATGAAACACGTAGAACCCTTTGTCTTTATAGGCAGCAAGTTGTGACTTAATTTTATCATTTTGAGCGGCTAAAGTGCGGTCAAAATTTGCTAAGTTTTCTGCAATTTTCGCTTTTTGGCTAGGAAATTTCTCAGTCAATTTTTCAGCAACTTGGTTAGCAATGACTTTACTGATTTCAGGTGAATACCAGATATGCCAGTTAATGGTGAGACCATTTTCATCCACTTCATGATGATGTCCATGGTCATGGTCATGGTCATGGTCATGGTCATGGTCATGGTCATGGTCATGGTCATGGTCATGGTCATGGTCATGGTCATCATGATGATGTTCTGATTTACCCAGCAATGCTTTTACTTTCTCAAGTTTAGCCAGC from the [Actinobacillus] rossii genome contains:
- the putP gene encoding sodium/proline symporter; translated protein: MFGLDPTLTTFTIYILGMIAIGFLAYRYTANLSDYILGGRRLGSFVTAMSAGASDMSGWLLMGLPGAVYVSGLVEGWIAIGLTIGAYLNWRFVAGRLRVHTEYNNNALTLPEYFHHRFGTSHNLLKIISASIILVFFTIYCASGVVAGAKLFQNLFDAPYSTAIWYGALATIAYTFIGGFLAVSWTDTIQATLMIFALIITPVVVVYALGGMDNFHIVMSQAEDVANKDFTDLFTGTTPLGLLSLAAWGLGYFGQPHILARFMAAYSAKSLIKARRISMTWMVLCLAGAIGIGFFSIAYFHANPQVAGVVNHEREQVFIELAKLLFNPWIAGILLSAILAAVMSTLSCQLLISSSAITEDFYKGFIRPNASDKELVWLGRAMVLVIAALAIWIAQDENNQVLKLVEFAWAGFGSAFGPVVLLSLFWKRMTSNGAMAGMLTGAVMVFAWKEIVPVESVWHSVYEMIPAFTFATLAVIIVSLLSNNPSQEVIDTFNKADAAYKGDK
- the cmoB gene encoding putative methyltransferase, with product MIDFRPFYQQIATTNLSPWLETLPLQLKNWEKNAHGDYAKWAKIVDFLPDTQAEYIDLKSAVKSDRTLPISDGEKQRLIHHLKQLMPWRKGPYHLHGIHIDTEWRSDFKWDRVLPHLEPLKDRTILDVGCGSGYHMWRMVGEGAKMVVGIDPTELFLCQFEAVRKLLNNDRRANLIPLGIEQMQPLGVFDTVFSMGVLYHRKSPLDHLTQLKSQLRKGGELVLETLVVDGDEHTALVPADRYAKMKNVYFIPSVSCLINWLEKCGFENVRCVDVEVTSLEEQRKTDWLENESLVDFLDPTDHSKTIEGYPAPKRAVILANK
- a CDS encoding Dicarboxylate transport; translation: MWKRWLLGLISGGIMTLVALVVTLPWWFSPKQAEQLANRFLQPDYSLQFSEQWQVSPTGLQLADLKINIANCTVTQFHQIELNWWGFRRLNIEKATLDYDCLRQIPRDSDKKKSINLTALLSVLPTSEMVVSHLQVKNTESLTQAYLRQLLNSDIALNVRYDGEKVALAVQGKAESAVIFQHNSELVPQNGNFVWQGYTDYQAAEQQSYHFISSLKLENDLLTLPKQGDFRMDWNNVNYPVSKGDLQLSWEGDTGQIHARDLVRNQPLLDVPFTLKNNELEITWGTLYWTFDGYQPVKAFLGLNVKKPDNAWLPLKTDLNMIFQTFGQFGKGEIVVSGKEGEIGGGKNFDKLHFDLKTRGDLRYNTTVAHTNLEYKLRGTFEEPWLVFSKGAIFKMDNIQPDSKIHVRLPLDNMVIGRYGLEGRLQATLQGFTPQLEQLDLKLDGYAHEFIAGVKTVFDLRDEQKNLRSAEMRAANRWDWDIQGNAIWKALKTKVNVKGVGFWEADHIELTKLTANSGNVNTDGVKMPSISLALKDHLRWDYEKEKFRGLLQAKTDWIEFDYGGRFEQPVFGVGIDGKSINNFNLAGDLKAGPLGPLDVSGHYGKKILKGKIAWKEQSAKVFQPLFPQKWEWIIHQGSIKGATDFTIDEKGVLLNGELKVQNGAIQLPDGEIKGLSIYFPLYYQDLMLQAKALKPIKFYADNIRIGALDVQHAHLNMHGNYPNTKAKPLILTNVNLGIFDGYLSVDKLQFPQKQVAVLNLQRIDLSKVLEMAQYNQIYMRGRINASLPFWLNHKACLICNGRITHAGTLNIKLNDELVKGLKSGGWTESILVDVIKNMDLNSFTADVNLAPTGEMNLAATIAGYNPDKKTHNPITLNYTHKENMFELWKMIDYGSQFEQNLEYRLYQQAEKP